A window of Drosophila subobscura isolate 14011-0131.10 chromosome E, UCBerk_Dsub_1.0, whole genome shotgun sequence contains these coding sequences:
- the LOC117889930 gene encoding immune-induced peptides isoform X2, translating to MKSFGAVILVVCGVLCVAADPQHTYDGRDGPHVFGSPGNQVYIRGQNEGPYSVPGVEGKFQNTPSRGEHVYTDGSGNTFVNRKNAGGQGTHTISGPGFTATNGQHKIVSGNNAGSGLNAGRRSRREPQFHVERPGRTVDVGPGGYVVQRGRRSPQLHVERPGRTVDVGPGGYVIQRGRRSPQLHVERPGRTVDVGPGGYVIQRGRRSINDARVQGENFVARGDQAGVWNKNVSVWKRPDGRTVTLDQHGNAIVSGRGRPDQRYSS from the exons ATGAAGTCTTTTGGCGCAGTCATTTTAGTGGTTTGTGGCGTTCTATGCGTCG CTGCCGATCCCCAACACACCTACGACGGACGCGATGGGCCCCATGTATTTGGATCTCCTGGCAATCAGGTATATATCCGGGGACAAAATGAAGGCCCCTACAGTGTGCCCGGAGTAGAAGGCAAATTTCAAAACACTCCATCGCGGGGCGAACACGTCTACACGGATGGGAGTGGCAACACATTTGTGAACCGAAAGAATGCCGGAGGACAAG GTACGCACACCATTAGCGGTCCTGGGTTTACCGCCACAAATGGACAGCATAAAATTGTTAGTGGAAACAACGCTGGCAGTGGCTTGAACGCTGGACGCCGCAGCCGACGAGAACCCCAATTTCACGTTGAGCGTCCTGGCCGAACAGTAGATGTAGGTCCTGGAGGATATGTTGTTCAACGTGGACGTCGTAGCCCACAACTTCACGTGGAGCGTCCCGGTCGTACAGTAGATGTCGGTCCTGGAGGATATGTGATTCAACGTGGACGCCGTAGCCCACAACTTCACGTGGAGCGTCCCGGTCGTACAGTAGATGTTGGTCCTGGAGGATATGTTATTCAACGTGGACGCCGTA GCATTAATGATGCTCGTGTGCAAGGAGAGAACTTTGTAGCCCGTGGGGATCAGGCTGGCGTGTGGAACAAGAATGTTTCAGTATGGAAGCGTCCAGATGGACGCACTGTAACGCTCGACCAACACGGAAATGCGATTGTCTCAGGTCGAGGTCGACCAGATCAGCGT TACTCCAGCTAA
- the LOC117889930 gene encoding immune-induced peptides isoform X1, which produces MKSFGAVILVVCGVLCVAADPQHTYDGRDGPHVFGSPGNQVYIRGQNEGPYSVPGVEGKFQNTPSRGEHVYTDGSGNTFVNRKNAGGQGTHTISGPGFTATNGQHKIVSGNNAGSGLNAGRRSRREPQFHVERPGRTVDVGPGGYVVQRGRRSPQLHVERPGRTVDVGPGGYVIQRGRRSPQLHVERPGRTVDVGPGGYVIQRGRRSPQLHVERPGRTVDVGPGGYVIQRGRRGINDARVQGENFVARGDQAGVWNKNVSVWKRPDGRTVTLDQHGNAIVSGRGRPDQRYSS; this is translated from the exons ATGAAGTCTTTTGGCGCAGTCATTTTAGTGGTTTGTGGCGTTCTATGCGTCG CTGCCGATCCCCAACACACCTACGACGGACGCGATGGGCCCCATGTATTTGGATCTCCTGGCAATCAGGTATATATCCGGGGACAAAATGAAGGCCCCTACAGTGTGCCCGGAGTAGAAGGCAAATTTCAAAACACTCCATCGCGGGGCGAACACGTCTACACGGATGGGAGTGGCAACACATTTGTGAACCGAAAGAATGCCGGAGGACAAG GTACGCACACCATTAGCGGTCCTGGGTTTACCGCCACAAATGGACAGCATAAAATTGTTAGTGGAAACAACGCTGGCAGTGGCTTGAACGCTGGACGCCGCAGCCGACGAGAACCCCAATTTCACGTTGAGCGTCCTGGCCGAACAGTAGATGTAGGTCCTGGAGGATATGTTGTTCAACGTGGACGTCGTAGCCCACAACTTCACGTGGAGCGTCCCGGTCGTACAGTAGATGTCGGTCCTGGAGGATATGTGATTCAACGTGGACGCCGTAGCCCACAACTTCACGTGGAGCGTCCCGGTCGTACAGTAGATGTTGGTCCTGGAGGATATGTTATTCAACGTGGACGCCGTAGCCCACAACTTCACGTGGAGCGTCCTGGTCGTACAGTAGACGTCGGTCCTGGAGGATATGTTATTCAACGTGGACGCCGAGGCATTAATGATGCTCGTGTGCAAGGAGAGAACTTTGTAGCCCGTGGGGATCAGGCTGGCGTGTGGAACAAGAATGTTTCAGTATGGAAGCGTCCAGATGGACGCACTGTAACGCTCGACCAACACGGAAATGCGATTGTCTCAGGTCGAGGTCGACCAGATCAGCGT TACTCCAGCTAA
- the LOC117889929 gene encoding LOW QUALITY PROTEIN: N-acetylglucosamine-6-sulfatase-like (The sequence of the model RefSeq protein was modified relative to this genomic sequence to represent the inferred CDS: inserted 1 base in 1 codon) → MASFMLSLAISIFCVAWVLGEQLPNILLIITDDQDVELHGMYPMYETSKLLGRAGAQLHNAFTPTPICCPARASLLTGQYAHNHRTFNNSVSGGCNGPDWLDRSERRALPVILQNRGYRTFFAGKYLNEYRGAKVPPGWNEFHGLHGNSRYYNYTLRENSQNVSYTSAYLTDLLRDRAVDFLRNATQGGEQRPFFAMVAXPAPHAPYTPAPRHRGVFANTKALRTPSFNNPTEDKHWLVGSSARLADETVATIDRYFQLRWESLLAVDELVAALVAVLSETKSLDDTYIIYTSDNGYHMGQFAQPFDKRQPYETDIHVPLLIRGPGIAAGIHLHAPVSLIDLAPTVLDFAGISVPPYMDGRSIHGDLLQAGRADRDASLHPPYRHSLLIEYWGEGNANTYNPSCPWRRSDRLAECTPEAACHCQDAWNNTFACLRDFKYNVDRLYCQFSDNEHFSEAYDLTQDPYQMVNIVYDLLPIERAIYRLRLQNLTKCSGHSCLV, encoded by the exons ATG GCCAGCTTCATGCTCTCGCTCGCCATCAGTATTTTCTGCGTAGCCTGGGTCTTGGGAGAACAGTTGCCCAATATACTGCTAATCATAACAGATGATCAAGATGTGGAGCTACACGGAATGTACCCGATGTATGAAACCAGCAAGCTCTTGGGACGAGCCGGAGCACAGTTGCATAATGCCTTCACGCCCACGCCTATTTGCTGTCCAGCCAGAGCAAGTCTTCTTACTGGACAATATGCGCACAATCACAGAACCTTCAATAACTCTGTCAGTGGCGGGTGCAACGGTCCGGACTGGCTGGATCGATCTGAGCGCAGGGCTTTGCCGGTTATTCTTCAGAACCGCGGCTATCGCACGTTTTTCGCTGGAAAATATCTAAACGAGTATAGGGGGGCGAAGGTGCCGCCCGGTTGGAACGAGTTTCATGGACTGCATGGAAACTCCCGCTACTACAATTACACGCTGCGCGAGAATTCCCAGAATGTCAGCTATACATCAGCTTATCTAACTGACCTGCTGCGCGATCGAGCGGTTGACTTCCTACGCAATGCCACCCAAGGCGGCGAGCAGAGACCGTTTTTCGCAATGGTTG CCCCAGCACCGCATGCCCCATACACACCGGCACCACGTCATCGCGGAGTGTTTGCCAATACAAAAGCTCTGCGCACCCCCAGCTTCAATAATCCAACAGAGG ATAAGCATTGGTTGGTTGGATCGTCTGCACGGTTGGCGGATGAAACTGTAGCCACCATAGATCGATACTTTCAATTGCGCTGGGAATCGCTTCTGGCTGTCGACGAGCTGGTGGCCGCCTTGGTGGCGGTGCTAAGTGAGACGAAATCCCTCGACGATACCTACATCATATACACCTCGGACAACGGGTATCATATGGGGCAGTTCGCACAGCCGTTTGACAAGCGGCAGCCGTATGAAACCGACATTCACGTACCCCTGCTAATACGGGGTCCAGGCATAGCAGCCGGAATCCACCTTCACGCACCCGTCAGCTTGATAGATCTCGCACCAACAGTTCTGGATTTTGCGGGCATAAGTGTTCCCCCCTACATGGATGGTCGTTCAATTCACGGAGATCTGTTACAGGCGGGTCGGGCGGACCGGGATGCTTCGCTACATCCGCCATACCGCCACTCGTTGCTAATAGAGTATTGGGGCGAGGGCAACGCTAACACCTACAACCCGTCCTGTCCTTGGCGACGCAGTGATCGTTTAGCGGAATGCACACCTGAAGCTGCCTGTCATTGCCAAGATGCTTGGAACAACACATTCGCATGCCTGCGTGACTTTAAGTACAATGTCGATCGCCTTTACTGTCAGTTTAGTGATAACGAG CACTTTTCAGAGGCATACGACCTGACACAGGATCCTTATCAAATGGTGAACATTGTCTACGACCTGCTGCCGATTGAACGTGCTATCTATAGGCTGCGGCTTCAGAACCTAACCAAATGCTCTGGCCACTCGTGCTTAGTATAG